The following are from one region of the Coffea eugenioides isolate CCC68of chromosome 2, Ceug_1.0, whole genome shotgun sequence genome:
- the LOC113760110 gene encoding uncharacterized protein LOC113760110: MCHLPVAIEHRAFWAVKQCNLHADRDGKERKLQLQELEEIRLEAYDNARLYKERTKQFHDRLLRAKHFSPGQKSLETNKSFTVNGHRLKPFVHVSDIGTVEEAIGVKSDKKGQIPEDCAFSGVPTPDNAELREKSGLRVLFLGPPPFLGAIL; the protein is encoded by the exons ATGTGTCATTTACCTGTGGCTATTGAGCATCGTGCATTCTGGGCAGTCAAGCAATGCAATTTGCATGCGGATAGAGATGGCAAAGAGAGAAAGCTCCAACTCCAGGAGTTGGAGGAAATTCGTCTTGAAGCATATGACAATGCACGTTTGTACAAAGAGCGTACCAAGCAGTTTCATGACCGCCTATTGCGTGCGAAACACTTTTCTCCAGGACAAAAG AGTTTAGAGACTAATAAGAGTTTTACAGTTAATGGTCATCGTTTAAAACCGTTTGTTCATGTTTCAGACATTGGTACTGTGGAAGAG GCAATTGGTGttaaaagtgataaaaaaggGCAAATTCCAGAAGACTGCGCCTTCtctggcgtgcccacgccagacaACGCAGAGTTGCGTGAAAAATCCGGATTGCGGGTCCTATTCCTGGGGCCACCGCCTTTCCTTGGAGCCATACTTTAA